The sequence GCTTCTCTCATTATAATAGGTAGTAATATCATTATGAAATCATAAATAATTGATATTTGTAGGTAATGAAACTATCAAACATTCACCCTGAGGGAAGAAAAGTTACAACTTGTGTTAAAATTACTCTTTAATGTGTTTAGAGTAAGGAACAGACCTTTTACAACATCCACAGCTTGTTACACACAGCTCCTTCAAATTAAGATAATCACAAACCCCAAGATGTGTCGTCAACTGTGGGGGACTTACCATGCATGTttagaaacctttttttttttttggcaaaaaaaaaaagaagtgctttacaagcaaacaacaacataaacgATGCCCAGTTGTGAATGTTCCGGTAATTGTCGTTATATTCTTATAAATTAAGAATTAATGCTGCAGtatagatgaaaaaaaaaaatcactgaaatcTGCACAGACCTGTGGGCTATTCATGACAACAATGTGCTTGATTTGTGAATCCCTGGTTACAATATAttccatacattttttttctaatttaaccCAATAACAAATATCACAAAAGTCATTCATAGAAATATCATTGTGTCAAACAACAATTTATTCAAGACAGTTCATTACCTGCAATCAATGCAATTTTAGTGTAAAGGCCACAGAGCCACAGGAATGAGATTGATTAAATATTCAAGACACTTATCTAAAACCTGGTCCTGATGGCAGACACTTTTtgtaaatttgaagaaaaattagaagaaaaaaaaagaaaaaaaaaggaagaaagaaaatcaccacgaaaatatttgacaaaaatatgaaaaaataaaagggaTGGCCTCTAACTCATTACTGTATGGAATCTAAAGTATAAGATGAGGGATAAAGTTTAAAGCAAGTGTCATAACATAACTGTATATAAACGGAGAGGAGAGTGAACTAGTGAAGCTATAGACATAGGTCCTATGCAGGAATCAAGAGCAGGAATCATCTGTTATCGTTTTTTCCTCCATGTTCCCGAGATAGGAGTCAACCTGcagtggataaaaaaaaaagttaaaaaaaagagtcttaGCGATAaggcaggagaggaaagaggGGATTATGGGATATGGAAGCGAAAGCTTGTTATGCACGTACCGTTTAATCTGTAAACACCAGTGTTTAAAGGAAAGGTTAAATGTATAGCTTGGAGCAGGAATGAAACCCGAGAGCCGGGCTCGAAAACGTCTTTATGCTCCAGTCAACAAACAACAATCCACTTATTCACCACATGCAATTTGAGCTGTTTCAAAGCTACATAACCAATCTAAATATTTCACTGTGGAAAAACCATTCAGGAGGTGCTCACCCTGAAATTTTGAGTGGAATTAAACAAAGCTGAGTGCAGGAGATTCAGGCTTCCAGGCCGatcagctccacgtcgaagatgagGGTGGCGTTTGGTGGGATGATTCCTGGGTGCCCTTTGCTGCCGTAGGCAAAGTCTGGTGAGCACGTCAGCTTAGCACGCTGACCCACGCTCATCTGTGGGGATGGGAAAAGCAGTGACATTGTGGTGGCTATTAATTAAAGTAGCAAACACagaatttcatatatttaaatgGATAATAGCGCAAGAAAGCTACAAAAGTTATGTTAAACAGTGACATGTTTCCTTGAGGGCAAAATGTAAAAGAACTTTAAAAGATGCTCGGAGGAGGAAAATGCTTCTAAGAAGATTCTGCAGCTCATTTTAAAcccaggaagcaggaagagaaaaagcTCTGTGTGTCCTCTGGGGAAATGTAAAAGAACCTGATTAGTGGATCTGCTGCTCGAGCTGCAGGAATACAGAACAGAATGCTGGAGATATGAGTACGCAGTTCTTCTAATAACGCCTTggtaataaaatgaaacatgaattTTCCTTCTGACCAGCCAGCCCACAGATCCATACAAGATTCAGTGGTGAGAGCATGAGCCTGCACCTGTTCCAAAGAGTCGTGCAGCATGATATGCAGAAGCCGCTTTCTTTAGTGTGGATAAATTTACATGAAtgttaatcacatcagcataaACGAATGGCTTCAAATAGGGCGCAACTCTCGTGTCACCTCTCTacaaatatacatacacatttaTTTCCTGACCTACCtaaaagggacagtaaactcattttaacctaatatatattttgttaatcattctgaaaaaaaagaagtcagggcagccattacaacACAATACCATCAATGAAGCAATACATcttcatttgagatgatttcTTGATAAATAAGTGTGATAGTTTTGGCTTTTTATGTTGTCTCTTGccgtatatttatataatggcgCTGATTAAGATTCACCCAGATGTCTACaattgcgtcacttccgctgtgaGGAAGCACATCCTATTTTATGATATTTTGTTTGTACAAGTTgcccattgatcataaaaaatattaatgccACCAAAATGCTTGTTttattatgtacttcaaataataacCCGGATTCATTTTGTCTTTACTCTCCCTTTAATAGGAACACACAACAGCAGAGAGACTAAAATAGATCCCTGAGGGCTGCCTCTGCTCACTTTTGGAGATCAGTGCCAGTTCAATAAGACCTGCAATAATAGCTCATGATCTAAGGGGTTAAACATTTGAGACAGAACgtgttaaacacacaaacacacacacacacacacacacacacacacacacacacacacacacacacacacacacaacatcaccGTTTAGTTTGGATGCTGAGGGGAACATGTCATCTCCAGACGGATCAACTCTAGCCTCATTTATCTGTCTCCCAGCTGTCCTTGCTGGGATATTCCATATTTAACTTTATCCACAATTGCAACACATGGACATAAGCTACTGGATGGGAGAACCCCCCACGTGACATGGGACTGACGTCACCcactaaaatacacatttaaagtGTTAAAACAAGCTACTCACTTGGGCTACTCCTTCCTCCCAACCACGGATAACCTCCTGGTACCCAATCTTGAATTTGAACGGCCTTCCCCGGGATCTCGAAGAGTCGAACACTTTTCCGTCCGGCAGTGTGCCTGAAATCAGAGGGGTTGACGCTGGTTAGTGATCCGCTTGGTTGACGACGGTAACCGGGCGCTAAGAACTAGCTTAGCATCGGTATCATGGGGCCGGTGGCTAAATTTGAAACTCTACTACTGTGAAGGTAGAGTTGGCCCTCCTCCGTTTGTGATTGGCTAATGCTTGTTGCCTCGGTCGTAGATTGAGGTATCACGAGAGTTGATTGGTTACATTAGGATAAAAATTGCCAATAGTGACGTCACCATAGTAGGATCGGTACATTTATGGCCCAGTGAGCTTAAGTTGAATGCGGGGGGGAGTTCTAATCGGTGCACCATTACCGTTAGTTCGACAATTGCGCCATACTTTTGAAACGTCCTTAATATAAATAGTACACACTATTTCAACTCAGCGATTAAGTACGCAGCTTTGACACCGCCTTAGTTAATGTGACCCGGGCGGATAAAGCAAGTGAATCATTTCTTACGGCAACCGAGAGCTAGCTGCGGTGCTAACCCGCAAAACCAGCGAAACCAGCCGCTGTGGCCCAAACAGATTGTTTCCACTTCCAACTTGCAGTTCAAGCCCCGTGATTTTGCACCTTTTAACAGCGAACATCATCAGTTAACCGCAGCGTAATGTGAAACATTTCGCAACCTGCTCCATTCATTAGCCTCCACGCTAGTCCGGGCTCTCTACTCACCGACATAGTGCACCACGACGCGCTGCCCCTTCTTCGGAAATGTCTGTCCTGAAAACGGGAGAAAATAGACAGAGCGACAAAATGAACCAACCATATAAACACAGACGCGCACGTAAAGCCCTGCGATGTTTGACAAAGGTGGATAAAATCACCCACCATCGCCTGGAATTATGGTTTCAATTTCTACTCCCATTTTCTCTCGAGTAACGGTAACCGTCCTCTCGACCACCCTACAATGCAGCGGAAGCAGGAGGCAGGGGCGGCCCGCAGCCGGGCGGGTGGGCATGGGCACGGAGAGGGGGGAGGCACCCGCTGACCACCAGGATGTTCATTTTACAGtcaacagatttttattttttttatatttaaataaatttgactttttcttttttagaaaaatgtattttaaaattgtttttatttctatatgtaGGGCGGATTTTGTGattatacaaataataataatacaaatagtCACTAGAGTCActcagtcatgtgactgacaACACAGTGACTGCGTTCTGATCTAGAATCTATTAAAACCCACTGACTTAATATTTGGATTGTCGTTTAGGTTTCAAGGATTTTATTGAAACCCTGTGGTGCCACTGCAACCCCATGTATAATTTGAAATGACTtaactgtatttaatttcattatgtgttgtttctATGTTATACTTCTGTTTTTCGTAAGACTTAGGGAATAGTGCTTTgggatttagagtagtaatggcatttaaatgacctcaaatggcgattatagattgaaatttaatatataatgacttacaaacaattcatcttgtgtttgtaggttgaggactaccagtatatatatatatatatatatatatatatatatatatatatatatatatatatatatatatatatatatatatatacatacatacacacacacatacacacacacactgtaaagtATTGAGCATACTTACTGAGCTGTGTTGCTATGTGTGACAACAGACAAAAGTGCTTTATTTTCACAAGGACAGGTGCAGGAATTTGTGAAGTGAGCACATAAAAATTACAACCACAAAATAGAGATACAATTTAATGTCAGGTCAACACTGACAACAAAAGTAGGCTGAAAAAAGACATTCTTTGTCAATTAgtgcaaataaacaacaacataatcTACCATTCTGGATAAACTTGATAACACAGCTGTTCATTCTCAGATTCAGCTGAAagatgacaggaaacaggacctttttttgaaaacaaatatttaatcacACATGGAGTGGGATAAAAAATTAAGATGTAAAACAATGATCCGCAGATATCAAGATGAAATGAGAGCATAAAGGAGTGGGTTATTTTACAATGTGACAAATTAAGGGAAGGGTTGAATATTCCTGTTCGACTCAACTTTCATGCTgggatgaagagaggagggTTATCTCTGTCCTGTTTGAGCTTTTttggaaagaaaacaggaaatgggGATAgagggcggggggtgggggtgaccTCTTTCTTCTGTTAACCTTCCTTTTGTTATTTGGACATGCTGGATAGTGAGTTTTATGCAGGTAGGaggaatttgtttttctctctccactCTTCATGCGATGCCAGAATGAACAACTGCTGgatgaagatttattttttacaagaaGGCATGAAAGCTCTGCAAATAAGCAAAAAGGCATCTCCCTCAGGATGTCAATCTCTACCTGACTATACCCACGACACCTTGGATTTCATGTATGACCTCTGAGAGAACGGCTCGGGTTTGTTCTTAGCAAACACATCATTGCGGGATTTATCTTCTGAGTGCCGCTTTTGGACAATTTTCCTCTCAGGTTGTTTAAGATTTGTGTTTGGCTGAACTGACATCAGTgtgctgttttctgtctttgattCATCTGACAGGACAAACGATGACACGGAGTGTTTTTTATCATGAGCGCCAAAACCTGCCAAGGAAGTCGACCTGTTCAGTGGACGGGGCCTTGTGTTAGGACATTTAAGACGTGAACTGGCGTGACGCGCCTGGAGGACGGTCGACCGCTCAGAGTTCTCTCCTTGGTtggatgaggatgatggagctgctgggctagaggaagaataaaaatatgcatGACATAAACTCTTTTAAGCTGTCATGCACAGTGATCCGGTACATTTAGTTCTGATTGCAAAACCTGTTGAAGTTGGGACCTTTATAGACTAGCAGTTACGGAAGATTAGAAGCAATTAGCATCTAATTCAAAAGCTAAGGTTTGGGAGATTCTTGCTCCCAAAGGTTGGGGctgctgtggtgtgtgtgtcagatgttcTTTTGCTTGCATAATGCCATTGTTTGTTCACATTAATAACAAGAACTCAGAGTAGGGTATTTGTTTAGCCATAGTGTAAAAaggcagaacagaacaggatgAATCCAGAAATCCTGCCGCTCTCATCCTGAAAGGAcggaaggaaaacaaaacccacGTGActcagacacaggaagtgactctTCAGTGAGACATCGTGTCTCTGATTCAAATCTTAAAGAACAGTAA is a genomic window of Antennarius striatus isolate MH-2024 chromosome 2, ASM4005453v1, whole genome shotgun sequence containing:
- the fkbp1aa gene encoding FKBP prolyl isomerase 1Aa; protein product: MGVEIETIIPGDGQTFPKKGQRVVVHYVGTLPDGKVFDSSRSRGRPFKFKIGYQEVIRGWEEGVAQMSVGQRAKLTCSPDFAYGSKGHPGIIPPNATLIFDVELIGLEA